The following proteins come from a genomic window of Synechococcus sp. NB0720_010:
- a CDS encoding universal stress protein — MFRHLLVPTDGSELSQLAVDQAVQMASEIDAKITFFHVQPSYYGRPDVALYGEGLVLDPLMTEQFSKANADYAESVLGAAKAKASAKGVEADGATSVNAVIYEAILEAASDHQCDLIFMASHGRRGLAGLVLGSETQRVLTHAELPVLVYPGRGQD; from the coding sequence ATGTTTCGTCATCTTCTGGTGCCAACCGATGGCTCGGAGCTGTCCCAGTTGGCGGTGGATCAGGCGGTGCAGATGGCCAGTGAGATCGACGCCAAGATCACCTTTTTCCATGTGCAACCGAGCTACTACGGTCGCCCCGATGTAGCCCTCTACGGCGAGGGTTTGGTCCTGGATCCGCTGATGACCGAGCAGTTCAGCAAGGCCAATGCGGACTACGCCGAATCGGTACTGGGGGCGGCCAAGGCCAAGGCCAGTGCCAAGGGGGTGGAGGCGGATGGGGCGACCTCGGTGAATGCCGTGATTTATGAGGCGATCCTTGAGGCCGCCAGCGATCACCAGTGCGATCTGATCTTCATGGCCTCCCATGGCCGCCGCGGCTTGGCGGGCCTGGTGCTCGGCAGTGAAACCCAACGGGTGCTGACCCACGCGGAGTTGCCGGTCTTGGTCTATCCCGGCCGCGGGCAGGACTAG
- a CDS encoding SgcJ/EcaC family oxidoreductase — MAVFCVGVNSAWAADSTSCHTLTDPQVAALFDRWNAALATGDPAQVSALYRPDALLLPTLSNQARTTTAGIEDYFKGFLSKHPTGRIDERVIQSDCNVAIDAGNYSFELDGQGWVRARYTFVYAYQDGAWSIEHHHSSLLP; from the coding sequence TTGGCCGTTTTTTGTGTCGGCGTGAACAGTGCCTGGGCTGCGGATTCAACCAGCTGCCACACCCTCACGGATCCCCAAGTAGCCGCTCTATTTGACCGCTGGAATGCGGCCCTGGCCACTGGGGATCCCGCCCAGGTCAGCGCCCTCTACCGCCCGGATGCGCTGCTGCTGCCCACCCTCTCGAACCAGGCACGCACCACGACGGCGGGAATCGAGGACTATTTCAAGGGTTTCCTGAGCAAACACCCCACCGGCCGCATTGATGAGCGGGTGATCCAAAGCGACTGCAACGTGGCCATCGACGCCGGCAACTACAGCTTTGAACTGGACGGTCAGGGCTGGGTTCGGGCCCGTTACACCTTTGTCTATGCCTACCAGGATGGAGCCTGGAGCATCGAGCACCACCACTCCTCGTTGCTTCCCTAG
- a CDS encoding ParB-like protein, whose translation MALRLPPFHPLPPPKGGKNALLEVPIQDLHPTQLCVGMAEIVSRQRDFAEDDPKEQRQYLKRKPTPLVRSAAGELWMVDRHHRLRALLELDPQATAFGYVALEVDSADPAVVLAELQRRGWLYLYDGRGLGPQHPSVLPPTLLGTQDDPYRSLVWKLKREKVITSAPLIPFHEFRWGAWLRSRQLPPFSSAKLEPALPAARALARSQAASRLAGWIGPS comes from the coding sequence ATGGCCCTGCGTTTGCCTCCGTTTCATCCCTTGCCGCCCCCGAAGGGCGGAAAGAACGCGCTGCTCGAGGTTCCGATTCAGGATCTGCATCCGACTCAGCTCTGCGTGGGCATGGCGGAGATCGTCAGCCGCCAAAGGGATTTTGCTGAGGATGACCCCAAAGAGCAGCGTCAGTACTTAAAGCGCAAACCCACGCCGCTGGTGCGCTCAGCCGCCGGTGAGCTCTGGATGGTGGATCGTCACCATCGCCTGCGCGCCCTGCTTGAGCTGGATCCCCAGGCCACGGCCTTCGGCTATGTGGCGCTGGAGGTGGACAGCGCCGATCCTGCGGTGGTGCTGGCTGAATTGCAGCGCCGGGGATGGCTCTACCTCTATGACGGTCGCGGCCTGGGGCCCCAGCATCCGTCGGTCTTGCCCCCCACGCTGCTGGGAACCCAGGACGATCCCTACCGCAGCCTGGTCTGGAAGTTGAAGCGGGAGAAGGTGATCACCTCGGCGCCTTTGATTCCCTTTCATGAGTTCCGCTGGGGGGCTTGGTTGCGCAGTCGCCAACTGCCGCCCTTCAGCTCAGCAAAGCTGGAGCCGGCCCTGCCCGCGGCTCGGGCTTTGGCTCGCTCCCAGGCGGCCTCACGGCTGGCCGGTTGGATTGGGCCGTCCTGA
- a CDS encoding peptide ligase PGM1-related protein codes for MALSFRELQAQLQPGWGCEHSGKGGQFDVLVVPSLSMDRALMALVTGAHHYEERQLFSLIRLRDPGVRAIYVTSKLLPELVVDAVLELLPGVPTSHARRRLQLFDTDDASNRPLTEKLLERPALLARIKEQLRPGRSFISCFVVTELEKRLSEALQIPLLGTDPALGHWGSKAGSRELFARCGVPHPPGSDLVHNLEDLAEVTATLWETHPELRRCVVKLNEGISGEGNAALDLAPLQLRELSAAARRQRLRQELERLPMPAQGWLTLLAEQGALVEAWLEGGDQLSSPSVQGTIHPGGRVEVLSTHEQILGGSNGQTYHGCRFPADKDYRLTLMRHGQAIGEALGAEGALERYAVDFIARLIDGQWDLQAIEVNLRQGGTTHPYMALRAITTGKLDQGTGEFLSPTGQALHYMATDNLTHPNLRGLLPADLIDIVAEADLHYDPARLRGSVFHLLGCLSEYGKLGMTCVGRSAAEAKQVYGATAGQLIQQATSVQGGG; via the coding sequence ATGGCCCTCTCCTTTCGGGAACTCCAGGCTCAACTGCAGCCGGGCTGGGGCTGCGAGCACAGCGGCAAGGGCGGCCAGTTCGACGTGCTGGTGGTGCCCTCCCTGAGCATGGACAGGGCGCTGATGGCCCTGGTCACCGGTGCGCACCATTACGAGGAGCGGCAGCTGTTTTCGCTGATTCGGCTTCGGGATCCCGGGGTCAGGGCGATCTATGTCACCAGCAAGTTGCTGCCGGAGCTGGTGGTCGATGCGGTCCTCGAGCTTCTGCCCGGTGTCCCCACCTCCCATGCCCGCCGGCGTCTCCAGCTCTTCGACACCGACGACGCCTCCAACCGGCCCCTGACCGAAAAGTTGCTGGAGCGCCCCGCCCTGCTGGCCCGCATCAAAGAGCAACTGCGCCCGGGCCGCAGCTTCATCAGTTGCTTTGTCGTGACCGAGCTCGAGAAACGTCTCTCCGAAGCGCTGCAGATTCCGCTACTTGGCACCGACCCCGCCCTGGGCCACTGGGGCAGCAAAGCCGGCAGCCGTGAGCTCTTTGCCCGTTGCGGGGTGCCGCACCCACCTGGGAGTGATCTGGTCCACAACCTCGAGGACCTAGCCGAAGTCACCGCCACGCTCTGGGAAACGCACCCTGAGCTCAGGCGCTGCGTGGTCAAGCTCAACGAGGGGATCAGCGGTGAGGGTAATGCCGCCCTGGATCTCGCCCCGTTGCAACTGCGGGAGCTCTCTGCCGCTGCCCGGCGCCAGCGGCTGCGGCAAGAACTGGAGCGCCTGCCCATGCCCGCCCAAGGCTGGCTCACCCTGCTGGCGGAGCAGGGTGCCCTGGTGGAGGCTTGGCTGGAGGGGGGCGATCAACTCAGCTCCCCAAGCGTGCAAGGAACCATCCACCCCGGGGGGCGCGTTGAGGTGCTCTCCACCCACGAACAGATCCTGGGGGGCAGCAATGGGCAGACCTATCACGGCTGCCGCTTCCCAGCGGACAAGGACTATCGCCTCACACTGATGCGCCATGGCCAGGCCATTGGCGAGGCCCTGGGAGCCGAAGGGGCCCTGGAGCGCTACGCCGTCGACTTCATTGCCCGCCTGATCGATGGGCAATGGGATCTACAGGCGATCGAGGTCAACCTCAGGCAAGGCGGCACCACCCACCCCTACATGGCCCTACGGGCCATCACCACCGGCAAGCTCGATCAGGGAACGGGTGAGTTTCTCTCCCCCACCGGTCAGGCCCTGCACTACATGGCCACCGATAACCTCACGCATCCCAACCTGCGGGGGCTGCTGCCGGCGGACCTGATCGACATCGTCGCCGAAGCCGATCTGCACTACGACCCGGCACGTCTACGGGGCAGCGTCTTTCACCTGCTGGGATGTCTCTCGGAGTACGGAAAGCTGGGGATGACCTGCGTGGGTCGCAGCGCCGCGGAAGCCAAGCAGGTCTACGGGGCCACGGCGGGGCAACTGATCCAACAGGCCACCAGCGTCCAGGGCGGGGGCTAG
- a CDS encoding DUF2252 domain-containing protein translates to MRASDPNAAGWEDLSLWQPLLDRRDPISRIEEQNSTRLPWLIAERHRRMAESPFAWFRGTAAQMAADLAPLPRSPHWVQLCGDAHLLNFGFYASPERSLVFDINDFDETAPGPFEWDVKRLLVSAVLVARQWQLDREEQFRLARKVAAAYRKAMAEYANLPTLKLWNCLLHVERFVEELPATAFRSHLEAAVAQALRRSGRQAIQKHCEFLPDGTAQIRHQPPLVWRHALLDPTALWASEPDLDPASIPSHSEAIAFLLAGYRESLPPHRRYQLQDFALVDTALKAVGVGSVGTRCAIGLMKGPHPEDWLLLQSKQALPSCIDQQLGNEAGHQGQRVVEGQRLIQCVCDPFLGWTSTPKGIPMVWRQLRDWKASVSLASMKPPSLKAYAKLCAMVLARAHARSGQRQTLHGALGDDKGFDRAMANFALGYSDQVEEDHRALLQAMASGRLTSSD, encoded by the coding sequence TTGCGTGCGAGCGACCCCAACGCGGCTGGATGGGAGGACCTCTCGCTCTGGCAACCGCTGCTTGATCGGCGGGATCCGATCAGCCGAATCGAGGAACAGAACAGCACCCGCTTGCCCTGGTTGATCGCCGAGCGGCATCGGCGCATGGCCGAGAGTCCCTTCGCCTGGTTCCGGGGAACGGCGGCCCAGATGGCGGCCGATCTGGCGCCCTTGCCCCGTAGTCCCCATTGGGTGCAGCTGTGTGGTGATGCCCACCTGCTGAATTTCGGTTTTTATGCCTCGCCGGAGCGCAGCCTGGTCTTTGACATCAATGACTTTGATGAGACCGCACCCGGACCGTTTGAGTGGGATGTCAAACGCCTCCTGGTCAGCGCCGTCTTGGTGGCACGCCAGTGGCAACTGGATCGCGAGGAGCAGTTCCGCCTCGCCCGCAAGGTGGCCGCGGCCTATCGCAAGGCGATGGCGGAGTACGCCAACCTCCCCACCCTGAAACTCTGGAACTGCCTGCTCCATGTCGAGCGGTTCGTGGAGGAGCTGCCGGCCACGGCCTTCCGCTCCCACCTTGAGGCGGCGGTGGCCCAAGCCCTGCGGCGCTCGGGACGCCAGGCCATTCAGAAGCACTGTGAGTTCCTGCCGGATGGAACCGCTCAGATTCGTCATCAGCCGCCCTTGGTCTGGCGCCATGCCCTGTTGGATCCCACCGCCCTGTGGGCCTCAGAGCCGGATCTGGATCCTGCGTCCATCCCCAGCCACAGCGAAGCGATCGCCTTCCTACTGGCGGGGTATCGCGAGAGCTTGCCACCCCACCGCCGCTACCAATTGCAGGACTTTGCCTTGGTCGACACCGCCCTCAAAGCCGTTGGCGTGGGTTCGGTTGGCACCCGCTGTGCCATTGGCCTGATGAAGGGGCCCCATCCGGAGGACTGGTTGTTGCTGCAAAGCAAGCAGGCCCTGCCGTCCTGCATCGACCAGCAACTGGGGAATGAGGCGGGGCATCAGGGACAGCGGGTTGTCGAAGGCCAGCGTTTGATCCAGTGCGTCTGCGATCCCTTCTTGGGCTGGACCTCAACGCCCAAAGGCATTCCGATGGTCTGGCGGCAGCTGCGGGACTGGAAGGCCTCGGTCTCCCTCGCCTCGATGAAGCCCCCCTCCCTGAAGGCCTACGCCAAGCTCTGCGCCATGGTCTTGGCACGGGCCCACGCCCGCAGTGGTCAGCGTCAAACCCTCCATGGCGCCCTCGGGGATGACAAGGGCTTTGATCGGGCCATGGCCAACTTTGCCCTGGGCTACAGCGATCAGGTGGAAGAGGACCATCGGGCGCTGCTGCAGGCCATGGCCTCCGGCCGGCTTACAAGCTCAGACTGA
- the gorA gene encoding glutathione-disulfide reductase has product MSDHFDLIVIGAGSGGLAAAKRAASYGARVAIVEGDRVGGTCVIRGCVPKKLMVYGSAVRHQLSDAASYGWSLGEVSHDSSVLLSKVRAEVDRLNQLHIGFLEKAGVELVRGWGRLADDRSVSVQDSSGKETRRLSAERILIAVGGRPHRPQIPGAELGWISDDLFELEQFPKQVVVVGAGFIACEFACILNGLGVQVTQLVRGDHLLRGFDRECGQAVLEAMEAEGITVRLAHSPAAIEGEPGALTVVTQSGERIACNGVLLATGRRPFLAGLNLEGAGVAMEGHRIPVDADQRTNVPHIYAVGDVTDRVNLTPVAIDEGRALADSIWGNKPRQVDHDLVAAAVFSQPELSSVGLSEEAAVERYGKDGIKVHRARFRPMSQALPARDPKVLLKLVLEAGSGKVLGCHMVGEHAAEIIQMAAIAIGMGATKADFDRTMALHPTISEEFVTLPN; this is encoded by the coding sequence ATGAGCGACCACTTCGATCTGATCGTGATCGGCGCAGGCTCAGGCGGACTGGCCGCCGCCAAGCGCGCCGCCTCCTATGGCGCCCGCGTGGCCATCGTTGAAGGGGATCGGGTCGGCGGCACCTGCGTGATCCGCGGCTGCGTTCCCAAAAAGCTGATGGTCTACGGATCCGCCGTTCGCCACCAACTCAGCGATGCCGCCAGCTACGGCTGGAGCCTGGGCGAGGTGAGTCATGACAGCAGCGTCCTGCTGAGCAAGGTGCGCGCCGAGGTGGATCGCCTCAACCAACTGCACATTGGCTTCCTGGAGAAGGCTGGCGTTGAGCTGGTGCGCGGCTGGGGCCGTCTCGCCGACGATCGCAGCGTCAGCGTCCAGGACAGCAGCGGGAAGGAGACCCGGCGGCTGAGCGCCGAGCGAATCCTGATCGCCGTGGGGGGACGCCCCCATCGCCCGCAGATCCCGGGCGCCGAGCTGGGCTGGATCTCGGACGACCTGTTTGAACTCGAGCAGTTCCCCAAGCAGGTGGTCGTGGTCGGCGCCGGCTTCATCGCCTGTGAGTTCGCCTGCATCCTCAATGGCCTGGGGGTCCAGGTGACCCAACTGGTGCGCGGCGATCACCTGCTGCGGGGCTTCGATCGGGAGTGCGGCCAGGCCGTGCTGGAGGCGATGGAGGCCGAGGGCATCACGGTGCGCCTCGCCCACAGCCCCGCCGCCATCGAAGGCGAACCGGGGGCACTGACGGTGGTCACCCAAAGCGGCGAGCGCATCGCCTGCAACGGCGTGCTGCTGGCCACGGGCCGCCGCCCCTTCCTGGCGGGCCTCAACCTCGAAGGCGCTGGGGTGGCGATGGAAGGCCATCGAATTCCAGTCGACGCGGATCAGCGCACCAACGTGCCCCACATCTACGCCGTGGGAGACGTCACCGACCGGGTCAACCTCACCCCGGTCGCCATTGATGAGGGCCGGGCCCTGGCCGACAGCATCTGGGGGAACAAGCCGCGCCAGGTGGACCATGACCTGGTGGCGGCTGCGGTCTTCTCCCAGCCAGAGCTCTCCAGCGTTGGCCTCAGCGAAGAGGCCGCGGTCGAGCGCTACGGCAAGGACGGCATCAAGGTCCATCGGGCCCGCTTTCGTCCGATGAGCCAGGCCCTACCGGCCCGTGATCCCAAGGTGCTGCTCAAGCTGGTGCTCGAGGCCGGCAGCGGCAAGGTGCTGGGCTGCCACATGGTGGGCGAGCACGCGGCCGAGATCATTCAGATGGCGGCCATCGCCATCGGGATGGGAGCGACCAAGGCGGATTTCGATCGCACCATGGCGCTGCATCCGACGATCTCGGAGGAGTTCGTCACGCTGCCCAACTAA
- a CDS encoding DUF427 domain-containing protein, whose product MQASWNGTVIAESDDIVVVEGNPYFPRAALKQEFFRDSSHTSSCGWKGTARYWDVVVNGEVNANCAWSYETPKPAAAEISERVAFWKGVKVA is encoded by the coding sequence ATGCAAGCCAGCTGGAACGGAACCGTCATCGCCGAGAGCGACGACATCGTCGTGGTGGAGGGCAACCCTTATTTCCCCCGGGCGGCTTTGAAGCAGGAGTTCTTCCGCGACAGCAGCCACACCAGCAGCTGCGGTTGGAAGGGCACCGCCCGCTACTGGGATGTGGTGGTCAATGGTGAGGTCAATGCCAACTGCGCCTGGAGCTATGAGACCCCCAAGCCCGCCGCCGCAGAAATCAGCGAACGGGTGGCGTTCTGGAAGGGGGTCAAGGTCGCCTGA
- a CDS encoding NCS2 family permease: protein MISPEPSKSGPRWFVSGDLDGFLGLSLDNLIQILLILGLCRGVLGYPDALVFGTILPATGISLLIGNWAYALQAYRLAQREGRSDRTALPYGINTVSLFAYIFLVMLPVKLTALGQGLDEASAVRLSWQAGLVACLGSGLIEACGAFCAGWLRRWLPRAALLSTLAGIALGYIALGFLLRTYAQPLVGLAVLAVILATYYGKVRFPIPGGLLAVLVGSALAWSSGLIDANPERWAQEAAQIGWRSPQLQLGSLWDARGQLLPWLGVIVPMGLFNVLGSLQNIESAEAAGDRYPVRSSLLINGLGTMVAAGLGSCFPTTIYIGHPGWKGMGARIGYSWLNGLLMGAACLLGLFGVVGQIVPIEAGMAIVLYIGLVITAQAFEATPRAHAPAVALGLMPGLAGWGALLIKAGLRAGGAGSAETPFGPGLLEGLQQADVWAAGAFALEQGQIITAMLLAAMVVYAIEQRFKAACLAALVAAACSWFGVIHAWQFSASDTTLQLGWGVGAAWAQGYLAMAAVFAAASLKGRLTRNGS, encoded by the coding sequence ATGATCTCGCCTGAGCCAAGCAAGTCGGGGCCCCGCTGGTTTGTCAGCGGAGATCTGGATGGGTTTCTCGGCCTGAGCCTGGACAACCTGATCCAAATCCTGCTGATCCTGGGGCTCTGCCGCGGGGTGCTGGGTTACCCCGATGCCCTGGTCTTTGGAACCATCCTTCCTGCCACCGGCATCAGCCTGTTGATCGGCAATTGGGCCTACGCCCTGCAGGCCTACCGGCTGGCGCAACGGGAGGGACGCAGCGACCGGACGGCCCTGCCCTACGGCATCAACACCGTCAGCCTCTTCGCCTACATCTTTCTGGTGATGCTGCCGGTGAAACTCACCGCCCTGGGCCAGGGGCTGGATGAGGCCAGCGCCGTCCGCCTCTCCTGGCAGGCGGGCCTGGTGGCCTGCCTGGGCTCGGGCTTGATCGAGGCCTGCGGCGCCTTCTGCGCAGGCTGGCTGCGGCGTTGGCTGCCCCGGGCCGCCCTGCTCTCCACCCTGGCGGGGATTGCCTTGGGCTACATCGCCCTGGGCTTTTTGCTGCGCACCTATGCCCAACCGCTGGTGGGTCTGGCGGTGCTGGCGGTGATCCTGGCGACTTACTACGGCAAGGTCCGCTTCCCGATTCCAGGCGGCCTGCTGGCGGTGCTGGTGGGCAGCGCCCTGGCCTGGAGCAGTGGACTGATTGACGCCAACCCGGAGCGCTGGGCCCAGGAGGCCGCCCAGATCGGTTGGCGCTCGCCCCAGCTGCAGCTCGGGAGCCTCTGGGATGCCCGCGGCCAACTGCTGCCCTGGCTCGGGGTGATTGTTCCGATGGGGCTGTTCAACGTGCTCGGTTCACTGCAGAACATCGAGAGCGCGGAGGCCGCCGGCGATCGCTACCCCGTACGCAGCTCACTGTTGATCAATGGCCTGGGAACCATGGTCGCCGCTGGCCTGGGCTCCTGCTTTCCCACCACGATCTACATCGGCCATCCCGGCTGGAAGGGGATGGGGGCCCGCATTGGCTACTCCTGGCTGAACGGCCTGCTGATGGGCGCGGCCTGCCTCTTGGGGCTGTTTGGCGTGGTGGGCCAGATCGTGCCGATCGAAGCCGGGATGGCGATCGTGCTCTACATCGGCCTGGTGATCACGGCCCAGGCCTTTGAGGCCACACCCCGCGCCCATGCGCCAGCGGTCGCCCTGGGGCTGATGCCGGGCCTGGCGGGATGGGGGGCCCTGCTGATCAAGGCGGGGCTGCGGGCCGGTGGAGCCGGCAGTGCCGAGACCCCCTTTGGCCCTGGCTTGCTAGAGGGGCTGCAACAGGCCGATGTCTGGGCTGCGGGTGCCTTCGCCCTGGAGCAGGGCCAGATCATCACGGCCATGCTCCTAGCGGCGATGGTCGTCTACGCGATCGAGCAGCGCTTCAAGGCCGCCTGCCTGGCGGCCCTGGTGGCCGCCGCCTGCTCCTGGTTTGGCGTGATCCACGCCTGGCAATTCAGCGCCAGCGACACCACCCTGCAATTGGGCTGGGGCGTGGGCGCAGCCTGGGCCCAGGGTTATCTGGCAATGGCCGCGGTCTTCGCCGCCGCCAGCCTCAAGGGCCGCCTCACCAGAAACGGCTCATGA
- a CDS encoding DUF2808 domain-containing protein, giving the protein MAAWRASSAAACTALGLLLGAAADGIRPEPAAALELRGQTYFTNPPWKVDFTNYYWYVNQAQGEYYFTVTLAENAGAGLGGLVITQIRGVDRNFSLAPQRAHAFIGRPRREGAAVPVEATFDQATRTLRAVFPEPPQPGQEVTLALRPPLNPTWADTYVFAVQALPAGPNPVPAPLGVARLEIMSRFW; this is encoded by the coding sequence ATGGCCGCCTGGAGAGCGTCATCGGCCGCCGCCTGCACGGCGCTTGGTTTGTTGCTTGGTGCAGCGGCCGACGGCATCCGGCCTGAGCCCGCGGCGGCCCTGGAGCTGCGGGGCCAGACCTATTTCACCAATCCACCCTGGAAGGTGGATTTCACCAACTACTACTGGTACGTCAACCAGGCCCAGGGGGAGTACTACTTCACCGTCACCCTGGCGGAGAACGCCGGGGCCGGACTGGGGGGCTTGGTGATCACCCAGATCCGCGGGGTCGATCGCAACTTCTCCTTGGCGCCCCAGCGTGCCCATGCCTTCATCGGTCGCCCCCGCCGGGAGGGTGCTGCCGTGCCAGTGGAGGCCACCTTTGATCAGGCCACGCGCACGCTGCGGGCGGTCTTCCCGGAGCCGCCGCAACCCGGTCAGGAGGTGACCCTGGCCCTGCGCCCGCCGCTGAATCCCACCTGGGCTGACACCTATGTCTTTGCGGTGCAGGCTCTGCCCGCTGGCCCCAACCCGGTGCCGGCACCGCTGGGGGTCGCGCGGCTGGAGATCATGAGCCGTTTCTGGTGA
- a CDS encoding glutathione S-transferase family protein → MFSSPGPQALSWEDLAELLPLQSEEQLLQLRQEGPTNAQARLRLFGRPESEVRVTLYRDHHAWCPYCQKVWLWLEEKRIPYRIRKVTMFCYGEKERWYKQVVPSGMLPALELDGRLYTESDVILQALEDAFGPLEAGLSDPDVFPLRQLERRLFRAWCQWLCYCEGQGAHSAPAEQHFARIATLVEEALEATPGPFFLERFSSADVIFIPYLERMNASLAYYKGYGIRQQHPAIDRWFTALEQRRTYLGTQSDFHTHAHDLPPQMGCCLASGTAEQRRVAELIDQGPWPVEDPAVIETRQPAPEGAALEAVARVLRHRERLLAINPAPSAAFDQALRAALTLLLKPANGAITPPAGTAAGLRYLRDRISVPRDMSLHAGRLLRAALETTAALDGNAQAEALPVQHRRDQNPVPFLVEA, encoded by the coding sequence ATGTTCAGCTCCCCGGGCCCGCAAGCATTGAGCTGGGAGGACCTGGCTGAGCTGCTGCCCCTGCAGAGCGAAGAGCAACTGCTGCAGCTGCGTCAGGAGGGTCCCACCAACGCCCAGGCGCGGCTGAGGCTGTTCGGCCGGCCGGAATCGGAGGTGCGCGTCACCCTCTATCGCGATCACCACGCCTGGTGTCCCTATTGCCAGAAGGTCTGGCTCTGGCTGGAGGAGAAGCGGATCCCCTACCGGATCCGCAAGGTGACGATGTTCTGCTACGGCGAGAAGGAGCGCTGGTACAAGCAGGTTGTCCCCTCGGGAATGCTGCCGGCCCTGGAGCTCGACGGGCGTCTCTACACCGAGAGCGATGTGATCCTTCAGGCCCTGGAGGATGCCTTTGGGCCGCTGGAGGCTGGCCTGAGTGATCCCGATGTCTTCCCCCTGCGGCAGTTGGAGCGCCGCCTGTTTCGCGCCTGGTGCCAATGGCTCTGCTACTGCGAGGGCCAAGGGGCGCACAGCGCTCCGGCTGAACAGCACTTCGCCCGGATCGCGACCCTGGTGGAGGAGGCCCTGGAGGCCACCCCTGGTCCGTTTTTCCTCGAGCGCTTCAGCAGTGCCGATGTGATCTTCATCCCCTACCTCGAGCGGATGAACGCCTCCCTCGCCTACTACAAGGGCTACGGGATTCGCCAGCAGCACCCGGCCATCGACCGCTGGTTCACGGCGCTGGAGCAGCGCCGCACCTACCTGGGTACCCAGAGCGATTTCCACACCCATGCCCATGACCTGCCGCCGCAGATGGGTTGCTGCTTGGCCAGCGGCACGGCCGAGCAACGCCGCGTCGCTGAGCTGATCGACCAGGGTCCCTGGCCCGTGGAGGATCCGGCCGTGATCGAGACCCGCCAGCCGGCGCCCGAGGGGGCCGCCCTTGAGGCCGTGGCCCGGGTGCTGCGCCACCGCGAGCGCTTGCTGGCGATCAATCCCGCCCCCTCAGCGGCTTTTGATCAGGCACTGCGCGCGGCCCTGACCCTGCTGTTGAAGCCGGCCAACGGCGCGATCACTCCACCCGCCGGCACGGCCGCGGGTCTGCGTTACCTGCGCGATCGGATCTCGGTGCCGCGGGACATGTCCCTGCATGCCGGCCGCCTGCTGCGCGCCGCCCTGGAGACCACCGCCGCCCTCGATGGCAACGCCCAAGCGGAAGCGCTGCCGGTGCAGCACCGCCGCGATCAGAACCCCGTTCCCTTTCTCGTTGAGGCCTAG
- a CDS encoding helix-turn-helix domain-containing protein yields the protein MDPADAAVMRALALYVAEHYASDLRMPDLASHVHVSVRTLQNLFHSHCGEPPLKALRRFRLHQLNSLVLDRPWTPLRELYRLCGLTGSVADRDFFLEIYGLTIREHQEGARLKSTPVPSPSALTEFPKGELRHMLKAAA from the coding sequence ATGGATCCAGCCGACGCGGCGGTGATGCGCGCATTGGCCTTGTATGTCGCTGAGCATTACGCCAGCGATCTGCGGATGCCGGATCTGGCGTCCCATGTTCACGTCAGTGTTCGCACCCTGCAGAACCTCTTCCATAGCCATTGCGGTGAACCACCGCTCAAGGCCCTCAGACGTTTTCGTCTGCATCAACTCAACAGCCTCGTCCTGGACCGGCCCTGGACTCCTCTGCGTGAGCTCTACCGCCTTTGTGGTTTGACGGGCTCGGTGGCTGATCGCGATTTCTTCCTCGAGATTTATGGCCTCACCATCCGTGAGCACCAAGAGGGAGCACGGCTGAAGTCCACCCCGGTCCCCTCGCCCTCCGCTCTGACGGAATTCCCCAAGGGCGAACTGCGGCACATGCTCAAGGCCGCGGCCTAG
- a CDS encoding SDR family NAD(P)-dependent oxidoreductase, with protein sequence MRTLLISGASRGIGRAMAERLLSDGHRLSLGLRNPGDLKGSPLDPEQAGAERVLLHSYEAGEPTSAEAWVQATLEHFGALDSVIHCAGIFSRVPLVFESGQEQEIQRLFDVNVMGPWWLTRAAWPQLQAHGAGRVVVLVSMSGKRTKGRLAAYSTSKFALMGLCQTMRNEGWESGIRVTAVCPSWVNTDMAAAVKALPPEQMTQSEDLAALTSQLLEQPNSCVPFELAVNCNLEA encoded by the coding sequence ATGCGCACACTCTTGATCAGCGGCGCCAGCCGCGGCATCGGCAGGGCGATGGCCGAGCGGCTCCTCAGCGATGGCCATCGCCTGAGCCTGGGCCTGCGCAACCCAGGCGACCTCAAGGGCAGCCCCCTCGACCCCGAGCAGGCCGGCGCCGAGCGCGTGCTGCTGCATTCCTATGAGGCGGGCGAACCCACGAGCGCCGAGGCCTGGGTGCAGGCGACGCTGGAGCACTTCGGAGCGCTCGACAGCGTGATCCACTGCGCTGGGATCTTCTCGCGGGTGCCGCTGGTGTTTGAGAGCGGCCAGGAGCAGGAGATCCAGCGGCTGTTCGACGTCAACGTGATGGGGCCCTGGTGGCTGACCCGGGCCGCCTGGCCGCAGCTCCAAGCCCATGGCGCCGGGCGCGTCGTCGTGCTGGTCTCCATGAGCGGCAAACGCACCAAGGGCCGCCTGGCGGCCTACAGCACCAGCAAGTTCGCCTTGATGGGGCTCTGCCAGACCATGCGCAATGAGGGCTGGGAGAGCGGCATCCGCGTCACGGCGGTCTGCCCGAGTTGGGTCAACACCGACATGGCCGCCGCGGTGAAGGCCCTGCCCCCTGAGCAGATGACCCAGAGCGAAGACCTGGCCGCCCTCACCAGCCAGCTGCTGGAGCAACCCAACAGCTGCGTGCCCTTTGAGCTGGCGGTGAACTGCAACCTCGAGGCCTAG